In the Bacillales bacterium genome, AAGTTCCAATGAATGAATTCGTCGTTAAAAGGCGCCCCGAGCCGCTCATTGATGTCATGGCAATCATTTCCCCCAACTTGCTGCGTAATAAAAGTACCGCCGTCTTCCAAAACCCTTCGCACTTCTGCAGCCGAATAAGATTCGTGACGATTGATGATCAAATCAAACGGATCGTCTTCAAAAGGAAGCTTTTCATCTTCATACACTTGAAAAACCTCGACGCCAAGTGGTTCAAGCCATCCCTTCGCAATCGGAACATTCGGGGCATACCCTTCCGTCGCACAAACGCGCGCAGGCAACGGCCGCAATTTCGATAAAAATTCTCCCCCGCCGGTCCCCATGTCGAGCATGCTGTTCGCCTTTGGCAAGGAAGCACTCACGATACTGCCGTAAGACCAGGGAAGCATCCCGGACTGAACTCGGTCCGTTTCTGTCAAAAAAGAAAAATCCCAACCTGAGAACCTTTCATTCGCATCCTTCAACAAACTAAGAAACTCAACATCGTATTTCATCGCGGCCTCCTCAACAGCAATTTTTCGTAAAAAAACTAGCGCCAACACAATCAAACGGATATGTACATACGTATAATGATACAAGTTCTCGACAGGGGGGTGAACGATGGGTAATGGTTCCTGGCTGGATTTTCTCGTCCTCATACTCGCTTCCTTTCGATTGACGCATCTCGTCGTCTACGACGACATTACGGCTTTCCTGAGAAAACCGTTCTTGACAATCCATGAGGAAACGGACGAGGCGGGAAACGTGAGTGAACGCGTGGAAGTGAAAGGAAGCGGCTTGAAAAATTGGCTCGGGCGGCTGCTCGCTTGTCATTGGTGTGCGGGCGTTTGGTCGGGGGCATGCCTCGTTTTGCTTTATTGGTTCGTCCCGCAAATGTATCCGCTCCTGCTCATTCTTGCCGTGGCGGGGGCTGCCGCGATCATTGAATCACGTCTCTAACCGCCGTTCGAGGAGGTGAAGGCAAAATGAACCGGAAAGCGACGCACAGAAGCAAGGGAGGGTGCGGCTGCGGAAAGAAAAGACGAATGGTACCAGCGAGACCAAGCAAACCGCTGCGTACGATCACAAATCGGAACACGGACTAGTACGCCAAAAACGGCTTCGCGCAACAGCGGCCGTTTTTTTTTATAAAATTTTCCCTTCCAAAGGCGCTCGCCGCAAAATTTCGTCGACCGTTTCCTCTGCCGTCAGCCTCGTCGAATCCAACCAAAGCCCGCGTTTTTCCGTTTCTTCGTGAAGCACACGGTTCAACTGCTCGATCGCGAACCGCCCGTACCCGGTTTTGCCACGCCTGGCTTCACGCCTGGCAACCTCAGCGGCGTCCGGACAAAGCACTGTCAAATACAAGGGACGCGCCGAAATGAGTTGCAACATTTCATTCAACATCGGGCCGATGATGACATCTTGCAAAACGACAGAAAACCCTGCCGTAAAATACGTTTCCGCCGACGACGCCGCCAATTGATACCGCAGCCGCAGCTGCTTGAACGCCTCCGCCGACGCCTCGGCCGCCATTTCCTCCCGGCCTGAGACGATCATTTTCCGAAACACATCCCCGCGCACATGCACCGATTTCTCCAACCGCTCGGCCAGCAACTGGCCGACCGTCGATTTCCCTGACGCCATAATTCCCGTAATCAAATAGAGTGCCGGCGTATCCATCACTCGTCCTCCTTTCGAATCGCGTAAAGCGCCAATCGCCGCCCCCACTTCTCTACCGTCCGTTCAAACGTCATCCCGATTCGCTTCGCCACGCGTATCGACCGCTCATTTGCCGGCGCGATCAGCGAAACCAACCGCTCAAACCCGAGTTCCCTGAACCCGTATGCCTTACACGCGTTTGCCCCTTCCGTCGCCAACCCTTTTCCCCAATGCTCCCTCACAAACAAATAGCCGATCTCAACTTCCTGAATGCCTTCCACTTCCTGCAATACGAGCCCGACCTGGCCGGCGAATGCGCCGCTCGCTTTCCATTCGGCGCTCCATAAACCGATGCCGAACTTCCGGTAGCTCTCCAAGTTCCAGCGAATCCACCGCACCGTTTCCTCGCGATTTTTCGTTGACGGATAATGCTTCATCGCGATCGGATCTGAAAATATCCGCTGCAGCCGTTCCACGTCACCCATATGTAATTTCCGCAAGTGCATGCGTTCCGTGCTCAAAACAATGTCTTTCACACTTTCACCTCAAAATATCACGGTTGCTTTTGGCATCACTGATGGATCTTCTCTCCACGCTCCAGCATCTCCACATATTTCTCGATCCGCTTCCGCCTCGTCTCCGCCCGCTTCGCGCTCCCAACCCTGTACAGCACCGCATAGCGGTTCGCGCTGTCCAGCGTCTCAAAAAACGCCTTCGCCTTCGGCCGCGCCGCTAACGCGGCCGCCAAATCCTCCGGCACCTCCGCGCGGCTTTGCGGTGCATACGCCTGCACCCAGCGCCCGCTCGCTTTCGCCGCCTCCACCGCCGCAACGCCTGACGGCTTCATGCGCCCGGCGGCCAGCAGCTCCTCCGCTTTCACTTTGTTCACTTCCGACCAGACGCTGTCGCGTCCGCGCGGCGTGAATCGCTGCAGCCAGAGCTGCTCATCGTACGCTTTTTTCTGGCTGTCGATCCAGCCATAACAAAGCGCACTTTCCACCGCTTCCGCATACGTCACGGTCTCGACACATGAGCCTTTCTTCG is a window encoding:
- a CDS encoding methyltransferase domain-containing protein; this encodes MKYDVEFLSLLKDANERFSGWDFSFLTETDRVQSGMLPWSYGSIVSASLPKANSMLDMGTGGGEFLSKLRPLPARVCATEGYAPNVPIAKGWLEPLGVEVFQVYEDEKLPFEDDPFDLIINRHESYSAAEVRRVLEDGGTFITQQVGGNDCHDINERLGAPFNDEFIHWNLEYAVNELKDHGFRVVDFQKHSPVQRFYDIGALVYYLKAIPWQIPGGFKVEDYLEKLYDIHLSIKEHGYFEVRQNRFIIQAE
- a CDS encoding DUF1360 domain-containing protein gives rise to the protein MGNGSWLDFLVLILASFRLTHLVVYDDITAFLRKPFLTIHEETDEAGNVSERVEVKGSGLKNWLGRLLACHWCAGVWSGACLVLLYWFVPQMYPLLLILAVAGAAAIIESRL
- a CDS encoding AAA family ATPase, whose translation is MDTPALYLITGIMASGKSTVGQLLAERLEKSVHVRGDVFRKMIVSGREEMAAEASAEAFKQLRLRYQLAASSAETYFTAGFSVVLQDVIIGPMLNEMLQLISARPLYLTVLCPDAAEVARREARRGKTGYGRFAIEQLNRVLHEETEKRGLWLDSTRLTAEETVDEILRRAPLEGKIL
- a CDS encoding GNAT family N-acetyltransferase encodes the protein MKDIVLSTERMHLRKLHMGDVERLQRIFSDPIAMKHYPSTKNREETVRWIRWNLESYRKFGIGLWSAEWKASGAFAGQVGLVLQEVEGIQEVEIGYLFVREHWGKGLATEGANACKAYGFRELGFERLVSLIAPANERSIRVAKRIGMTFERTVEKWGRRLALYAIRKEDE
- a CDS encoding YdeI/OmpD-associated family protein, with amino-acid sequence MAKKELPLLLVEDQLAFEAWLEENHAVSDGIWLQIAKKGSCVETVTYAEAVESALCYGWIDSQKKAYDEQLWLQRFTPRGRDSVWSEVNKVKAEELLAAGRMKPSGVAAVEAAKASGRWVQAYAPQSRAEVPEDLAAALAARPKAKAFFETLDSANRYAVLYRVGSAKRAETRRKRIEKYVEMLERGEKIHQ